Within the Gigantopelta aegis isolate Gae_Host chromosome 8, Gae_host_genome, whole genome shotgun sequence genome, the region ACAATTACTTTGGTTCAGAAATGTATGACAAATGAAATTTCACATTACCACATgcaaatcaaataatatttcagGGAAGATACCATCTGTAAGaggattaaaaacatttatgaatTGCTAGGTTATTTAAACCTGGGGTGTATAAAAAATAACTACCTGAACGTGTCCCCCCTCCCCTAGATCGATCACTGAAGCTGTAAATACCCCCCTCCCCTAGATCGATCACTGAAGCTGTAAATACCCCCCTCCCCTAGATCGATCACTGAAGATGTAAATACCTGATGTTGAAGGTTATTTGGGTGGATCAGCCACAGAGCTTCCAGATGAGAGTGGAAACCATCAACAACTGTCAGCGGTTTCTTCAGAATGTAATCtggacaacaaaacacaattcatTCATCAATCCACACAGCCACAGTCAAatacaataaaactaaaattcatTCATGAATAGATACAGCCACAgtgaaatacaataaaattaaaattcattgGCTCAAACATTACATTGTGTAACTTTCTAATTTTTGTTGCACAATTAACAATATTTTCTGAAAAGTCTGATGTGTTAGGCCATTTAAAAAACACCATATCATGGTGTTCTGCAATTTCAACTCCACAATTTTAGCAGTGGTCTCAAAagcattttaacattttaaacatttttatatttaatatatttttttttaaatgtctgaaATAAAAAGTCAATAAAATgacgttttttaaaaagatgttaTTGGGTTACACCAaagatattattataaaactgaCTTAGTAAAAGTGCTTTATACAAATGTCTTTTGAGAATTTGTATAAAACTAAGTATACCACAAATAGAAACATAGTATCCTTACAGATGTACTCAGCATTACTGAACATCtgggatgggggtgggaggTAAAATTACATAATCTGGCACTGTAATAATCACTGTGCCTCCTACACCCATGACATCACAACTGGATTTGTTGAACAATTGTCCAACTTGTGAACATACCTATAATGTAACCAATTCCTCCTACCCTCATGAGATCACATCTGGATCTACTGAACAACTTTCCAACTTCTAAACCTACCTATAATGTAACCAATTGTACAGTCATCAGGAAGTCGGATTTTCTCTCCCATCGTCATCAAACGACCTCCACTGAAACAGGAAATGTCTTTAGTTATTACCTCATAACTAATATCTAATAGTTAAAATAGAAtctcaaaatataataaaacatgttgttgttcttcaaatgcattttctacatattatggatattaaaatataaagcaAATGTTTATGTTCATGCAaactttctgccagaaaataatttgagggtacataataaaaacaaagcagATGATAATAAGTGACCCTACAGGGTGATTAAGAGTCtgaaatcttttaaaattggacactgcattcaaattttaaacagcagttcttttattATAATCTctctaaaaattacaaaaatgtatctattaATTTCTAAGATTTTAGTGTACCGGTACAaattttacccttcgtaccctctggcagaaagcctatCAGGGTCAGTCAAGTTGTTCTCAgttatgatataccagttttgaGTCACTGCTTGGACAGGAAAAACCGCAGGGTGTTTtctgttagttttttttaacgacaccattagagcacattgattaattattcatcagctatttgatgtcaaacatttggtaattctgacatgtagtcatcagaggaaacatgctacatttgtcctaatgtagcaagcaatgttttatacgcaccatcccacagacaggatagcacataccacagcctttgatataccagttgcggtgtactggcgggaacgagatatatcccaatgggcccaccaacggggattgattccaaacagactgcgcatcaagcgagcactacgtcccacccaatcagctattggatgtcaaacatttggtaattctgactcatagtcatccgaggaaagccgctacatttttcctaatgcagcaagggatcttttacatgcactttcccagacaggatagcacataccacggcctttgaccagttgtggtgtactggttggacaaagacaaaaacagaattagttgaatggatccactgaagtgATTTAACCCTGTGATGCAAGCATCTGAAAAAAACagaattagttgaatggatccactgaggtgatttaaCCCTGTGATGCAAGCATCTGAAAAAAACAGAATTAgctaaatggatccactgaggtgatttaaCCCTGTGATGCAAGCATCTGAAAAAAACAGAATTAgctaaatggatccactgaggtgatttaaccctgtgatgcaagcatctgaaaaaaaaagagaattagttgaatggatccactgaggtgatttaaccctgtgatgcaagcatctgaaaaaaaacagaattagttgaatggatccactgaggtgatttaaCCCTGTGATGCAAGCATCTGAAAAAAACagaattagttgaatggatccactgaggtgatttaaCCCTGTGATGGAAGCATCTGAAAAAACCACTCAagtgactgagctaaatcccaccagTAAACCCTGTCAGAGATGGATCCACAAAAGGGTTTCAAAAGTACCTCAGACAAGAGCTCTATTGAGCTAGCACCGCCCCATGACTTCCCTgacaattaacaaaatattctcCTGTCATACGGTACCTGGCATAGGGCATCATTTTCAGGGCCAAACTTCTGCTGATACAGAATCCTGCTCCACCGGTAGCAAACCAGAATGCAAGTTTttgctgaaaataaacaaacaattaaaaaaaaaaatcaaataaaatttaataaatccaAGCCAGATTGGTATGTAACTGCCATGCTAGTTTGATTGTCATTAAGTTTTATTAACCTTTTTTAAGGAAGTATGTCATACAGTTTCAGCAGAAAATATTTAGCATTAATTTCTTTAAGCAAATCAgactttaaattatttattattaatttttgttattataaatatattttttctaatacagtaaagtacacttataacgaacatgcttagaatgaactactgcatagaacgaacatATCGTAAAGTCCTGTTTTATATTCCTATACATTAAGAACCAACTTGTacaatgtgtacaacgaaccactgctataacaaactaactatcatggttcTTTCCAgtttgttataagagtactttgcTGTAGATTATTGTTTGAGAAATGTTAGGATAATGTcaatgtttgaaataagcagGACACtagaacaaattttggtttagtaaattttcagatacatgtatgtacctggCATGTCaagtatttcattaaaaattattaaaatgtggttaattggaggaatatttgtttagtcAAAAACTAAATGATGTAGCCACTTTATAATACAAATTACCACTTGGCTAATTTGGCCCTGTACAGCGTAAGTTATTGTTATAGTTattgtatgtacattgtatgtttatttaagTATATCTGTGTTAGACGAATGAGGCTGGTATAAGCTAGTCTGCGCAACAATTAATATAACTAtcaaaatgtatacatacagtatTGCTTCATTTAACTAATTTTCAGACATGTAGAATATttccataaaattattttgaaatgaataattttatttgcCACTTTGCATAAAACGTATGAACTGGCTAACAACACAATGGACTGGGTGAGCCCCATTAAGATACCCACCCCTGGTTTGTCCCTGTCCATGATCTCGATGGGGTGTTTGAGCGAAGGCTTGCCGAGGTACCAGTCCTCCCGGTGGTTGTAGCCTCGCAGCATCGTCAACAGCTTTGGGACGTTCACGTAGGTATCATCATCCATGTGGCAGAACCACCTGCAAACACAATgcaatatttttctattatttgtaattttagtaaACAAATCTACCCTGTGATGGAAAAACTAGCAAGTCAAGGTTTGGTTAAAACTgagttagatatatattttgtttaccgGTACTTACTAGGTTATTCTCCAACTTTTAATGATGTGCCGTTAATTAGTTTATGTCTACATGAAATATGACAAACACATAAGACATGTTACAAAGATTTATGATATCTTAATCCTGTGGTGATACTATTTTTCCTCGattaatcaaaatgttttaaacatgactTGCTATGTTCTAATCAGGCCAAACagaataatatgtaataataaattgtaTGGTTCGATTACATGAGCCagaacaagagtaccggtgaggtacatgatacacccatcAGAAGTTTATTAGAAAACCATACATATTAAGATACTAAGTATgtgaatatagacaaattatttgatttatttgtatcacagtgacctagtcattttatgtgacacaccatcatcccaagttgttcctacatgtgaggttagatggtcctgtatgcaagatatgatccagacaaggatttactattatgtgcagtagactgtgaaaagaaggtcacagtgacctagtaataatacatgacacactgccatcctacattgttcctacatgtgaggtttgatggtcctgtatacatctgtatgcaagatgtgatccggacaaggatttactgttatatgcagtagcccgtgaaaagtaggccacagtgacctagtaatagtacgcgacacacagccatcctaagttgttcctacatgtgagatttgatggtcatatgtatgcatgcatctgtatgcaagatatggtccggacaagaaaaagtgaaTAGAcagacaacaccataccataataggACCCATCATAGACTGGCGTATAAAAATCAGGGTAGATAATAGGCTCaaatctttttatatttttaggcaAATTATTTAGGGTAAGTGGGTATTGTATAAActctttttaaagaaaacaggaaatgtgttttatatacacacaccaccaaCTAAACAAGGCAGTCacccaataaataaaataattattattatgaaggGGACCAGGGAGACCTGTCCCTCCCCTTAACAAATTTAAGTGCCTCctttaaacaatttatttacaattttcattgaagtgcccttttcagCGAGTTGCTCCATGTGCCCTTTTCAGCGAGTTGCTCTATGTGCCCTTTTCAGCGAGTTGCTCTATGTGCCCTTTTCAGCGAGTTGCTCTGTGCCCTTTTCAGCGAGTTGCTCTATGTGCCCTTTTCAGCGAGTTGCTCTATGTGCCCTTTTGCCCAtggtcccctccctaaaatatttcctaGGTCCATCCTTGTGGTGTCTCTTGACACCCTTCCACCAAagccacccacccacacccccaccaccccatgATCAGTTCAAAAACAACTCTATGCAGCCAACAGTTTTATAAACATCTTTTCTAGGGTATTCTGCCCATCAGTTCCTGCAGGTCACACTATTAAAATGTCCATAAATACCAtactattttatattggtatatgattttgtacatttgtaatacCTTTGTTCAcctgtaatttaattattttttatggagggggggggggggggggggggagatcacACCTGAACCCTGGGACCCCTCTCTTTGTCACCAAGacatttaaatgaaatgaaaagagtCAGTTACAAAATGGGAAAGCAATAGAAGTATTAACACTTAATTATCTCTATAAATATATCTTGACAAGAGTACAGCTTTTTGTTGGGAGGTGGGTGTGGGATGAATAATATTGGACAGTTCAATATCTATTTTAGTAGTGAAGGTAATAGGGTGCCTGCACATTTAATGCAAGTTTGATTACAAAACACTAAATTTATAAGTAGATGTGTCAAAATATtcctaccaaaaaaaaaaaaaaaaaatacaaacaattaaaaaatgtagaacaaaatttacaaaaaaatatattcatatacaaattatattttccattagaagTACATGTATGACACAGTATATGTTTTGAGAAACAAAGTTTAACAATATTACCACtacagcacactgatttattaattatcagctattggatgtcaaacatttggtaatacatCTTCAGATAAATTTTAGAAAATTAATACCAAATACAGTGTATTAGACCTAAacatattatacattatatttgcTATATTCTccttttttaactttttaacataTAAAGATATTATTGCTATTAATGCTCCATACACTGACATTCTATATCAGAGCTCAGTGCAAAACTGTACTTTTGAACACTTTCCTAAATGTGTTATGTCAAGGAGGACAAAGGCAGCATATTGAATGTTTCAGTGTGTAGAACATCGGGTGAAATCTGACCCCGTTAGCCCTGCAGTGGCCTTTGACAGGGACCGTGGGAACAGAGTGGAAACCTGGAGAGACGCCATGGAAACCCAGTGTGTGCCTGCTGGCACAGATACAATGGATCAGTGGACAGGCCATAATCTCTGATAACCACCCCATCAGGCTTTATGATGAGGGAGAAAAAGATTGTTTAGTTTTCAACCTGCTAGTTGCATGAATCGGttgtcaaatgtttgttttgggcTTTGTAAAATACTGATTGTCAGTTTTtcacacaaacaaaattaataataa harbors:
- the LOC121378484 gene encoding beta-1,3-N-acetylglucosaminyltransferase radical fringe-like isoform X2 → MRWRRKGCAGGHLINTNCSSVHNRQALCCKMAIEYDSFIESNKRWFCHMDDDTYVNVPKLLTMLRGYNHREDWYLGKPSLKHPIEIMDRDKPGQKLAFWFATGGAGFCISRSLALKMMPYASGGRLMTMGEKIRLPDDCTIGYIIDYILKKPLTVVDGFHSHLEALWLIHPNNLQHQITFSYSRYGDKMNTVNVPGFTELEDPSRIKSIHCFLFPTFRECKKIKLQTLATFISAANHFQPVET